In Ectothiorhodospira sp. BSL-9, a single window of DNA contains:
- a CDS encoding FixH family protein, whose translation MDPLVLTLGLGVLAGIILFFVLYRFTRLRAYQTSLTVLVFTMLVFIPISVVFWPGADVFAIHLAFYVITPYGLGIIMNQIEGQAGRGEKVGRLQVHWAPATIIGFFLVIATVNGILVTVAHQGMPSNLVGRILPEPRSGAEHVTSFFPGTAAHISHKNQALAQEYMQQAKVQAERGWQVRQGWLEAPRLDEASTFQVKVTDREGEPVRRAQIVGEFMRPSDERMDQVFEMHEVGPGLYQTQLRFPAPGRWDLLLQVYRGEELHEQRGVTSVREG comes from the coding sequence ATGGATCCACTCGTTCTCACTCTTGGCCTGGGCGTACTCGCCGGGATCATCCTGTTCTTCGTGCTCTACCGCTTTACCCGACTGCGGGCCTACCAGACATCCCTGACGGTGCTGGTGTTCACCATGCTGGTGTTCATCCCCATCTCGGTGGTCTTCTGGCCCGGGGCGGATGTGTTTGCCATCCATCTGGCCTTCTATGTGATCACCCCCTACGGCCTGGGCATCATCATGAACCAGATCGAGGGCCAGGCGGGTCGGGGTGAGAAGGTGGGGCGACTGCAGGTGCACTGGGCGCCGGCGACCATCATCGGCTTTTTCCTGGTCATCGCCACGGTCAACGGCATCCTGGTGACCGTGGCCCACCAGGGGATGCCCAGTAACCTGGTGGGGCGCATCCTGCCGGAGCCGCGCAGCGGCGCTGAGCACGTGACCTCCTTCTTCCCGGGGACCGCTGCCCATATCTCCCACAAGAACCAGGCCCTGGCTCAGGAATACATGCAGCAGGCCAAGGTGCAGGCCGAGCGGGGCTGGCAGGTGCGTCAGGGTTGGCTGGAGGCACCCCGGCTGGATGAGGCCAGCACCTTCCAGGTGAAGGTGACCGACCGGGAGGGTGAGCCGGTGCGCCGGGCGCAGATCGTGGGGGAGTTCATGCGGCCATCCGATGAGCGCATGGATCAGGTGTTCGAGATGCATGAGGTGGGGCCGGGCCTGTATCAGACGCAGTTGCGCTTCCCGGCCCCGGGTCGCTGGGATCTACTCCTGCAGGTGTACCGTGGTGAGGAGCTGCATGAGCAGCGGGGCGTCACTTCCGTGAGGGAAGGGTGA
- the ccoG gene encoding cytochrome c oxidase accessory protein CcoG: MPDSQYQARIPIYPRAVKGRFRNLKWGVLALAYGVYFLLPWLRWEREHAANQAVLFDIPGRRFYLFDLLVHPQDIFWLAALLIILALLLFMVTGIAGRVFCGYFCFQTLWTDVFMLIERWLQGDRAARMRLAEQGGPRATALKGATHGLWLLVAFATGLTFTLYWANAPDLVVAFFTGQAAFAAYATTGFLTVTTYLLAGLLREQVCTYMCPYARFQSVMFDKDTLIVSYDADRGEGAQGRSRPVRGLRTRDEREVKGVGDCIDCGYCVQVCPVGIDIRDGLQYQCIHCALCVDACDTVMDGMKWPRGLVRYTSENALEGRRTRYFKPKTLGYAAPLVLITVLLVWGIAHQTPLDASVSQVRQPLFVQLSDGSIQNSYEIRVHNKAQHPVVLELRLTGLDGAELDTGRIDQLSLMPEQRTTLLARVRYDVPAGAPRQQGVAFELVPVEPEGMDVVRVESQFILR; encoded by the coding sequence ATGCCCGATAGTCAGTACCAGGCCCGTATTCCCATCTACCCCCGGGCCGTCAAGGGGCGTTTCCGCAACCTGAAATGGGGCGTGCTCGCCCTGGCCTACGGGGTGTACTTCCTGCTCCCCTGGCTGCGCTGGGAGCGTGAGCACGCGGCCAACCAGGCGGTGCTGTTCGATATTCCCGGACGCCGTTTCTACCTCTTTGACCTGCTGGTGCACCCCCAGGACATCTTCTGGCTGGCGGCACTGCTGATCATCCTGGCCTTGCTGCTGTTCATGGTGACGGGCATCGCGGGACGGGTGTTCTGCGGCTATTTCTGCTTTCAGACCCTGTGGACCGACGTGTTCATGCTCATCGAGCGCTGGCTGCAGGGGGATCGGGCGGCGCGCATGCGACTGGCCGAACAGGGCGGCCCCCGGGCCACGGCGCTCAAGGGGGCCACCCATGGGCTGTGGCTGTTGGTGGCCTTTGCCACCGGGCTCACCTTTACCTTGTACTGGGCCAATGCCCCGGACCTGGTGGTGGCCTTCTTCACCGGGCAGGCGGCGTTTGCGGCCTATGCCACCACTGGGTTTCTCACCGTCACCACCTACCTGCTGGCCGGCCTGCTGCGCGAGCAGGTGTGCACTTACATGTGCCCGTATGCCCGCTTTCAGAGTGTGATGTTTGATAAGGACACCCTGATCGTGTCCTACGATGCCGACCGGGGGGAGGGGGCTCAGGGTCGGTCCAGGCCGGTGCGGGGCCTGCGCACGCGCGATGAGCGTGAGGTCAAGGGGGTGGGTGACTGCATCGATTGTGGCTATTGCGTGCAGGTGTGCCCGGTGGGCATCGATATCCGTGACGGGCTGCAGTACCAGTGCATCCACTGTGCCCTGTGCGTGGATGCCTGCGACACGGTGATGGATGGTATGAAATGGCCCCGGGGGCTGGTGCGCTATACCTCGGAGAATGCCCTTGAGGGGCGGCGCACCCGGTACTTCAAGCCCAAGACCCTCGGATATGCAGCGCCGCTGGTATTGATCACGGTGTTGCTGGTGTGGGGCATCGCGCATCAGACGCCGCTGGATGCCTCGGTGAGCCAGGTGCGCCAGCCGCTGTTCGTGCAGCTATCGGATGGCTCCATCCAGAACAGTTATGAGATTCGGGTGCACAACAAGGCCCAGCATCCGGTGGTGCTGGAGTTGAGGCTCACCGGGCTGGACGGGGCGGAGCTGGATACGGGCCGCATCGATCAGCTCAGCCTGATGCCGGAGCAGCGCACCACGTTGCTGGCCAGGGTGCGTTACGACGTGCCGGCAGGAGCGCCACGCCAGCAGGGGGTTGCGTTCGAGCTGGTGCCGGTGGAGCCGGAGGGGATGGATGTGGTGCGGGTGGAGTCGCAGTTCATTTTGAGATGA
- the ccoP gene encoding cytochrome-c oxidase, cbb3-type subunit III, producing the protein MSESGQKPEDRPGQGVPTTGHTWDDDLREYDNPLPRWWLWGFYATVVFSLIYWLLYPAWPVADTFTKGLSTITFEVDGEERSTHWNSRALLVRDMQTSDSAVRQREFLQVIDDSTLDEVLGDTNKLAFVNSYGRGMFGDFCAACHQTGGAGLMGVYPNLADDNWHWGGDVETIAQTISHGRLGFMPDYRDTLDEQQRDAVAAYVLSLAGYEGDAEKIARGGEIYQGHEGGCHACHRPDGTGLRSQGAPDLTNDIWQNIDVRGAEDDAARRALISQLVYEGVRQEMPAFGDRLSDAEIKVLATYVHQFGGGQ; encoded by the coding sequence ATGAGCGAATCCGGACAAAAACCTGAAGACCGCCCCGGCCAGGGCGTGCCGACCACCGGCCACACCTGGGACGACGACCTGCGCGAGTACGACAACCCGTTGCCCCGCTGGTGGCTGTGGGGCTTTTACGCCACGGTGGTGTTCTCCCTGATCTACTGGCTGCTGTATCCGGCCTGGCCGGTGGCCGACACCTTTACCAAGGGATTGAGCACGATCACCTTTGAGGTGGACGGCGAGGAGCGAAGCACCCACTGGAACAGCCGTGCCCTGCTGGTGCGGGACATGCAGACCAGTGATTCTGCGGTGCGCCAGCGTGAGTTCTTGCAGGTGATTGACGATAGCACCCTGGACGAGGTGCTCGGCGATACCAACAAGCTGGCCTTCGTGAACTCCTATGGCCGGGGGATGTTCGGTGACTTTTGCGCCGCCTGCCATCAGACCGGCGGGGCGGGGCTCATGGGTGTGTATCCCAACCTGGCCGACGATAACTGGCACTGGGGCGGGGATGTGGAAACCATTGCCCAGACGATTTCCCACGGGCGACTGGGGTTCATGCCCGATTACCGGGACACGCTGGATGAGCAGCAGCGGGACGCTGTGGCGGCCTATGTGCTGAGTCTGGCGGGGTATGAGGGGGATGCCGAGAAGATCGCCCGGGGCGGGGAGATCTACCAGGGCCACGAGGGGGGCTGCCACGCCTGCCATCGGCCCGATGGCACCGGCTTGCGCTCCCAGGGCGCGCCGGATCTGACCAACGATATCTGGCAGAACATTGATGTGCGTGGCGCCGAGGATGATGCGGCCCGCCGTGCCCTGATCAGTCAGTTGGTTTACGAGGGGGTGCGCCAGGAGATGCCGGCCTTTGGTGATCGTCTCTCCGATGCCGAGATCAAGGTGCTGGCCACCTATGTGCACCAGTTCGGGGGTGGTCAGTAG
- a CDS encoding cbb3-type cytochrome c oxidase subunit 3: MADLWLWITDLGNSKIVALLLFFSTFVGILIYLFSSRSRSERLESYRYIPLDDEDTPQEPDQDRKDRP, translated from the coding sequence GTGGCGGATCTCTGGCTTTGGATCACGGACCTGGGCAACAGCAAGATTGTGGCGCTGTTGCTGTTCTTCAGCACCTTCGTGGGCATCCTCATCTATCTGTTTTCCAGTCGCAGTCGTTCGGAGCGTCTTGAATCCTATCGTTACATTCCCCTTGACGATGAGGACACGCCTCAAGAACCCGACCAGGACAGGAAGGACCGGCCATGA
- the ccoO gene encoding cytochrome-c oxidase, cbb3-type subunit II has protein sequence MKHETIETNAGLLVILTLIVISIGGLVEIVPLFYIDDTVEEVDGVRPYTPLEQRGRDIYVREGCYNCHSQMVRPFRDEMLRYGHYSLAAESMYDHPFQWGSKRTGPDLARVGGKYSNEWHVRHLIDPKSVVPESIMPGYPWLARRDLAYDDIEQRMRALRRVGVPYSINEEEFEANVERFGEQTARMLHIDDARENLEAQARRGNYDGDPSRITEMDAMVAYLQMLGTLVDFSQYDEGYFVEFR, from the coding sequence ATGAAGCACGAAACCATCGAGACCAATGCAGGCCTGCTGGTCATCCTCACCCTGATCGTGATCAGTATCGGCGGCCTGGTGGAAATCGTCCCCCTGTTTTACATCGACGACACGGTGGAGGAGGTGGACGGGGTGCGCCCCTACACGCCGCTGGAGCAGCGGGGGCGGGATATCTATGTGCGCGAGGGGTGCTACAACTGCCATTCCCAGATGGTGCGGCCCTTCCGGGACGAAATGCTGCGTTATGGGCACTATTCCCTGGCGGCGGAGTCCATGTATGACCATCCCTTCCAGTGGGGTTCCAAGCGTACGGGGCCGGACCTGGCCCGGGTGGGCGGCAAGTATTCCAACGAGTGGCATGTGCGCCACCTGATCGACCCGAAATCGGTGGTGCCCGAGTCCATCATGCCGGGTTATCCCTGGCTGGCCCGTCGGGACCTGGCCTACGACGACATCGAGCAGCGCATGCGGGCCCTGAGGCGCGTGGGCGTGCCGTATTCCATCAATGAGGAGGAATTCGAGGCCAACGTGGAGCGCTTTGGCGAACAGACCGCGCGCATGCTGCACATTGATGATGCCCGGGAGAACCTGGAGGCCCAGGCGCGCCGGGGCAACTATGATGGCGATCCGTCGCGGATCACGGAGATGGATGCCATGGTGGCCTATCTGCAGATGCTGGGCACGTTGGTGGATTTCAGTCAGTACGACGAGGGTTACTTCGTCGAATTTCGATGA
- the ccoN gene encoding cytochrome-c oxidase, cbb3-type subunit I — protein MAQSSTADAARPSAPVAPSEQYNYAIVKKFAIMSLVWGVLGMGVGVYIAAQLAFPFLNFDIAQISFGRFRPVHTTLVIFGFGGNALFATSYYVVQRTCQTRLFGTRLAEFTFWGWNAAVFLGAITYMAGFTQGREYAEFTWQIDILITVVWVAYFLVYLMTLLRRTQPHIYVANWFFMAFILATAILHIFNNLAVPVSLFSLESYSLFSGVQDAMTQWWYGHNAVGFFLTAAFLGMMYYFVPKQAGRPIYSYRLSIVHFWALVFLYMWVGAHHLHWTALPDWVTTLSATFSILLLLPSWGGMINGVMTLSGAWDKLRTDPIMLFMITSLSFYGMATFEGPMMSLKSVNALSHYTDWTVGHVHSGALGWVAMITFGSLYHLIPRLWDTKLYSIRLVYVHFFLATIGIVLYIVAMWVAGIGQGLMLRAFDEFGNLSYTFIETVVFLHQPYVVRAMGGGLFLAGMLLMAFNIYKTVMPAHRALKAAESRTAGGAAATARA, from the coding sequence ATGGCCCAGTCGAGCACCGCAGATGCAGCACGGCCAAGCGCGCCGGTTGCCCCCTCCGAGCAGTACAACTACGCCATCGTCAAGAAGTTCGCCATCATGTCGCTGGTCTGGGGCGTGCTGGGGATGGGCGTGGGGGTGTATATCGCCGCGCAGCTGGCGTTCCCGTTCCTGAACTTCGATATCGCCCAGATCAGTTTCGGGCGCTTCCGGCCGGTGCATACCACCCTGGTGATCTTCGGTTTTGGCGGCAACGCCCTGTTTGCCACCTCGTATTACGTGGTGCAACGCACCTGCCAGACGCGACTGTTCGGTACCCGATTGGCGGAGTTCACCTTCTGGGGATGGAATGCGGCGGTGTTCCTGGGGGCGATCACCTACATGGCGGGCTTCACCCAGGGGCGGGAATACGCCGAGTTCACCTGGCAGATCGACATCCTCATCACCGTGGTCTGGGTGGCCTATTTCCTGGTCTACCTGATGACCCTGCTGCGCCGCACCCAGCCGCATATCTATGTGGCCAACTGGTTCTTCATGGCCTTCATCCTGGCCACGGCCATCCTGCATATCTTCAATAACCTGGCAGTGCCGGTGAGCCTGTTCAGCCTGGAGTCCTACTCCCTGTTCTCGGGGGTGCAGGACGCCATGACCCAGTGGTGGTACGGCCATAACGCCGTGGGCTTCTTCCTCACTGCGGCCTTCCTGGGGATGATGTATTACTTCGTGCCCAAGCAGGCGGGTCGGCCCATCTATTCCTACCGGCTGTCCATCGTGCACTTCTGGGCGCTGGTGTTCCTGTACATGTGGGTGGGGGCGCACCATCTGCACTGGACGGCCCTGCCGGACTGGGTGACCACCCTGTCGGCCACCTTCTCCATCCTGTTGCTGCTGCCCTCCTGGGGCGGCATGATCAACGGGGTGATGACCCTCTCGGGGGCGTGGGACAAGCTGCGCACCGACCCGATCATGCTGTTCATGATCACCTCCCTGTCCTTTTATGGCATGGCCACCTTCGAGGGGCCGATGATGTCCCTCAAGAGCGTGAATGCCCTGTCCCATTACACAGACTGGACGGTGGGGCATGTGCATTCCGGGGCCCTGGGCTGGGTGGCCATGATCACCTTCGGCTCCCTGTATCACCTGATCCCGCGCCTGTGGGACACCAAGCTCTACAGCATTCGCCTGGTGTATGTGCACTTCTTCCTGGCCACCATCGGCATCGTGCTCTACATCGTCGCCATGTGGGTGGCGGGTATCGGTCAGGGCCTGATGCTGCGGGCCTTTGATGAGTTCGGCAACCTGTCCTACACCTTTATCGAGACGGTGGTGTTCCTGCATCAGCCCTATGTGGTGCGTGCCATGGGCGGTGGCTTGTTCCTGGCCGGGATGTTGCTGATGGCCTTCAACATCTACAAGACCGTCATGCCCGCGCATCGCGCGTTGAAGGCAGCGGAGTCACGGACTGCGGGTGGCGCTGCAGCCACTGCCCGAGCCTGA
- the bioC gene encoding malonyl-ACP O-methyltransferase BioC produces MTDASPYRLDKRRVRATFDQAAASYDEAAVLQREVCSRLLERLQWVKLNPLRVLDAGAGTGQGAHGLRRLYKGSRVVALDLSPAMLRLTAKGAGWWRRPGLVCADVESLPFADASFDLIFSSLTVQWCNDLDRALAECRRVLSPQGLLMFTTLGPDTLVELRRAWEAVDGRAHVNAFMDMHDIGDALVRAGFADPVMDVERMTVTYPDVRGLMRDLKAIGATNALSGRGRGLTSPGRLRALEKAYEEYRQEGLLPASYEVVYGHAWVPDAPAPSGLPEGMIPIRAG; encoded by the coding sequence ATGACTGATGCCTCACCCTATCGCCTGGACAAACGGCGGGTGCGTGCCACCTTCGACCAGGCGGCGGCCTCGTATGACGAGGCGGCGGTGCTGCAGCGGGAAGTGTGTTCGCGGCTGCTGGAGCGTTTGCAGTGGGTGAAGCTGAATCCGTTGCGGGTGCTGGATGCCGGGGCGGGGACCGGACAGGGGGCGCACGGGTTGCGGCGGTTGTACAAGGGCAGTCGGGTGGTGGCCCTGGATCTGTCGCCGGCCATGTTGCGACTCACGGCCAAGGGGGCCGGCTGGTGGCGCAGGCCGGGGCTGGTGTGTGCCGATGTGGAATCCCTGCCCTTCGCGGATGCCAGTTTTGACCTGATCTTCTCCAGCCTGACGGTGCAGTGGTGCAATGATCTGGATCGGGCCCTGGCGGAGTGTCGGCGCGTGCTCTCGCCCCAGGGGCTGTTGATGTTCACCACGTTGGGGCCGGACACGCTGGTGGAGCTGCGTCGGGCCTGGGAGGCGGTGGATGGTCGCGCTCACGTGAATGCCTTCATGGACATGCACGATATTGGCGATGCCCTGGTGCGGGCGGGTTTTGCCGATCCGGTGATGGATGTGGAGCGGATGACGGTGACGTATCCGGATGTGCGGGGCTTGATGCGGGATCTGAAGGCGATCGGGGCGACCAATGCGTTGTCGGGGCGAGGGCGGGGGCTGACCTCGCCGGGCCGGTTGCGGGCGCTGGAGAAGGCCTATGAGGAATACCGGCAGGAGGGGCTGTTGCCGGCCAGTTATGAGGTGGTGTACGGCCATGCCTGGGTGCCGGATGCGCCAGCGCCGAGCGGATTGCCGGAGGGGATGATTCCGATTCGGGCGGGGTGA
- the bioH gene encoding pimeloyl-ACP methyl ester esterase BioH produces MIHGWGLNAGVWDDLVPALEGDAQVLAVDLPGHGRLAGEGCLGELDDVADRVVATTAPLTDSHDSGALTLIGWSLGALVAIRAATRHPDRVGKVILVAGTPRFVQGEGWPHAMRAPVLDAFAQGLAANYRSTLNRFLALQFHGLDNAQDALRGLRARLLDSPPAEQALHEGLEWLRRCDLRDELAALDCPVHAILGEYDTLVPSGVGEQLRALRPGMKTPVIERAGHAPFLSRPQAFEETLRSLLHD; encoded by the coding sequence CTGATCCATGGCTGGGGGCTTAACGCCGGGGTGTGGGATGATCTGGTGCCGGCGCTGGAGGGCGATGCTCAGGTGCTGGCGGTGGACCTGCCCGGGCATGGGCGATTGGCCGGGGAGGGATGTCTTGGAGAGCTGGATGATGTGGCCGATCGGGTGGTGGCCACGACAGCCCCGTTGACGGATTCCCACGATTCCGGCGCTCTCACCTTGATCGGCTGGTCCCTGGGCGCCCTGGTGGCCATTCGCGCGGCGACGCGTCATCCCGACCGGGTGGGAAAGGTCATTCTGGTGGCCGGCACGCCCCGGTTTGTGCAGGGTGAGGGTTGGCCCCATGCCATGCGGGCGCCAGTGCTGGATGCCTTTGCCCAGGGGCTGGCGGCCAACTACCGCTCCACGTTGAACCGCTTTCTGGCCCTGCAGTTTCATGGGCTGGATAATGCCCAGGACGCCCTGCGGGGTCTGCGCGCCCGGTTGCTGGACAGCCCGCCAGCGGAGCAGGCGCTTCACGAGGGACTGGAGTGGCTGCGTCGGTGCGATCTGCGCGACGAGCTGGCGGCCCTGGACTGCCCGGTGCATGCCATCCTGGGCGAATATGACACCCTGGTGCCCTCGGGCGTGGGTGAGCAGCTGCGGGCCCTGCGGCCCGGAATGAAGACCCCCGTGATCGAGCGGGCCGGACATGCGCCGTTCCTGTCCCGGCCCCAAGCCTTTGAAGAGACCCTGCGGAGCCTTTTGCATGACTGA
- the plsY gene encoding glycerol-3-phosphate 1-O-acyltransferase PlsY: MIIQIILIIAAYLIGSLSTAIITCKLLGLPDPRTQGSGNPGATNVLRSGGKKAAIITLTGDLLKGLIPVLIAQAFGLSGLALALVALAAFLGHLFPAYHGFKGGKGVATGLGVLLGLHWAVGVAALVTWLLAAGISRISSMGALVAATLTPIWIAIILGDFWLTMTGCIMMILLYWRHWSNIQRILAGTEPKIGQK, encoded by the coding sequence ATGATCATCCAGATTATCCTGATCATCGCCGCCTACCTGATCGGCTCATTATCAACTGCCATCATCACCTGCAAGCTCCTGGGCCTGCCCGACCCCCGCACCCAGGGCTCGGGCAACCCCGGCGCCACCAACGTGCTGCGCTCCGGCGGCAAAAAGGCCGCCATCATCACCCTGACGGGCGATCTGCTCAAGGGCTTGATACCGGTACTGATCGCCCAGGCATTCGGCCTATCCGGTCTGGCGCTGGCCCTTGTGGCCCTGGCCGCCTTCCTGGGGCACCTGTTCCCGGCCTACCACGGCTTCAAGGGCGGCAAGGGTGTGGCCACCGGCCTGGGCGTGCTGCTGGGCCTGCACTGGGCCGTAGGCGTCGCAGCCCTGGTCACCTGGCTGCTCGCCGCCGGCATCAGCCGCATCTCCTCCATGGGCGCCCTGGTAGCCGCCACCCTCACCCCCATCTGGATCGCCATCATCCTGGGAGACTTCTGGCTCACCATGACCGGCTGCATCATGATGATCCTGCTGTACTGGCGTCACTGGAGCAACATCCAGCGCATCCTGGCAGGGACGGAGCCAAAAATCGGGCAGAAGTAG
- the tsaD gene encoding tRNA (adenosine(37)-N6)-threonylcarbamoyltransferase complex transferase subunit TsaD: MILSTESAPARDLCVLGIETSCDETGVALFHTRRGLLAHALHSQVAMHAEYGGVVPELASRDHVRRVLPLLRQVMDEAGVSASQVDGVAYTAGPGLLGALLVGASVGRSLAWAWGVPAVGVHHMEGHLLAPLLEDPAPEFPFVALLVSGGHTMLVDVQGVGRYRILGESLDDAAGEAFDKTAKLLGLGYPGGPALARLAQQGDPGRFRFPRPMTDRPGLDFSFSGLKTHALTTFRDTPPDDALAADVSRAFEDAVVDTLMIKCRRALRETGVRRLVVAGGVGANRRLRAALASMAEAEGGAVFYPRIEFCTDNGAMIALAGALRLAAGESAGPEIEARARWSIEELR, encoded by the coding sequence ATGATTTTATCCACCGAATCCGCCCCCGCCCGGGATCTTTGCGTGCTGGGCATCGAGACCTCCTGCGACGAAACCGGGGTGGCCTTGTTCCATACCCGTCGGGGGCTTTTGGCCCATGCGCTGCACAGTCAGGTGGCCATGCATGCCGAGTATGGCGGCGTGGTGCCGGAGCTGGCATCGCGGGATCACGTGCGGCGGGTGCTGCCGTTGCTGCGTCAGGTGATGGACGAGGCGGGGGTGAGCGCGTCCCAGGTGGACGGGGTGGCCTACACCGCTGGGCCGGGGTTGTTGGGGGCGTTGCTGGTGGGGGCGTCGGTGGGGCGCAGTCTGGCCTGGGCCTGGGGCGTGCCGGCGGTGGGGGTGCATCATATGGAGGGGCATCTGCTGGCGCCGCTGCTGGAGGATCCGGCGCCTGAGTTTCCGTTCGTGGCGCTGCTGGTGTCCGGCGGCCATACGATGCTGGTGGATGTGCAGGGGGTGGGGCGGTATCGCATCCTGGGGGAGAGCCTGGACGATGCCGCCGGCGAGGCCTTCGACAAGACGGCCAAGCTGCTGGGTCTGGGCTATCCCGGCGGCCCGGCGCTGGCGCGACTGGCGCAGCAGGGGGATCCGGGTCGGTTCCGGTTCCCGCGACCCATGACGGATCGGCCGGGGCTGGATTTCAGTTTCTCCGGGTTGAAGACGCATGCCTTGACCACGTTCCGGGATACACCGCCGGACGATGCCCTGGCGGCGGATGTGTCCCGTGCCTTCGAGGATGCGGTGGTGGATACGCTGATGATCAAGTGTCGGCGCGCGCTGCGGGAGACGGGGGTGCGTCGTCTGGTGGTGGCCGGCGGCGTGGGCGCCAACCGGCGGTTGCGGGCGGCGTTGGCTTCGATGGCCGAGGCGGAAGGCGGAGCGGTGTTTTATCCGCGCATCGAGTTCTGCACCGATAACGGCGCCATGATCGCCCTGGCGGGTGCCTTGCGGCTGGCCGCGGGGGAGTCCGCCGGGCCGGAGATCGAGGCCCGGGCGAGATGGTCGATCGAGGAGCTGCGTTGA
- the rpsU gene encoding 30S ribosomal protein S21, translating into MPHVRVKENEPFEVALRRFKRTCEKAGVLTEVRRREFYEKPTEVRKRKAAAAVKRQMKRLSKEIGRRERLY; encoded by the coding sequence ATGCCTCATGTACGAGTAAAAGAGAACGAACCCTTTGAGGTGGCCCTGCGCCGCTTCAAGCGTACCTGCGAAAAAGCCGGCGTGCTCACGGAAGTCCGTCGCCGCGAGTTTTACGAAAAACCGACCGAAGTGCGCAAGCGCAAGGCTGCTGCCGCGGTCAAGCGTCAGATGAAGCGTCTGTCCAAGGAAATCGGTCGTCGCGAACGCCTGTACTAA
- a CDS encoding GatB/YqeY domain-containing protein, protein MTQAAPLKTRLTEDTKAAMRSGDKPRLGTLRLIQAAIKQLEVDTRAELDDAQILAALDKMVKQRRESISQYQNANREDLAAKEQAELDIIQTYLPQQLSEDEIRDHIEAAIADTGAESPRDMGKVMGVLKPKLQGRADMGAVSGLVKARLS, encoded by the coding sequence ATGACCCAAGCCGCCCCCCTCAAGACCCGCCTCACCGAAGACACCAAGGCCGCCATGCGCAGCGGCGACAAGCCCCGTCTGGGCACCTTGCGACTCATCCAGGCCGCCATCAAGCAACTGGAAGTGGACACCCGCGCGGAACTGGACGACGCCCAGATCCTGGCCGCCCTGGACAAGATGGTGAAGCAGCGCCGCGAATCCATCAGCCAGTACCAGAACGCCAACCGGGAAGACCTGGCCGCAAAGGAACAGGCCGAACTGGACATCATCCAGACCTACCTGCCTCAGCAACTCTCCGAAGACGAGATCCGCGACCACATCGAAGCCGCCATCGCCGACACCGGCGCCGAGTCCCCACGGGACATGGGCAAGGTGATGGGCGTGCTCAAGCCCAAGCTGCAAGGGCGCGCCGACATGGGGGCCGTGAGTGGACTGGTGAAGGCCAGGCTTTCCTGA